In a genomic window of Nodosilinea sp. E11:
- a CDS encoding universal stress protein, which yields MLMRLETALGCEGSTQKMLLLSKPKPTTAKPNAEVCELEAQTINFVVGYSGSTNSQGALDIALWMAHQTRLVRPQRVVVHVVYVVDKTRPKTIANADRVLWQARCLASEWRGSLNAHLRVGEVATELSQVAEELQAEVLLVGCQTTNHRLVKQLAHQTPCSVLGLPQ from the coding sequence ATGCTCATGCGCTTAGAAACCGCTCTGGGCTGCGAGGGGTCGACGCAAAAAATGCTGCTGCTGTCTAAGCCAAAGCCCACCACGGCAAAGCCTAACGCTGAGGTCTGTGAATTAGAGGCTCAAACCATCAACTTTGTGGTGGGCTACAGCGGTTCTACCAACAGCCAGGGGGCACTGGATATTGCCCTGTGGATGGCTCACCAAACTCGATTGGTTAGGCCCCAGAGGGTGGTAGTACATGTAGTGTATGTGGTCGATAAAACCCGACCTAAAACCATTGCCAATGCCGATCGCGTTCTCTGGCAGGCCCGCTGTTTGGCCAGCGAATGGCGTGGGTCGCTCAATGCTCACCTGCGCGTTGGTGAAGTCGCAACCGAACTCAGCCAGGTAGCCGAAGAACTGCAAGCCGAGGTGCTGCTAGTGGGCTGTCAAACGACCAATCATAGGCTGGTGAAACAGTTGGCCCATCAAACACCCTGCTCAGTCTTGGGATTACCCCAATAG
- a CDS encoding MBL fold metallo-hydrolase: protein MGPRRIVLDCGLRDLAALERARDRIATADLLFCSHAHSDHARGVWSFSQAFPQVPIYGSEVTAQLLPLNWPGAEVPPHLCQALPWQTPISLADDLTVQIWPAGHLPGAACALFTYHGPQRPYTVFFTGDFFMSNSRLVDGLPLEALRGLKPDVLIIEGSAGTARHPHRRQQENLLASTLHHLVQQGRSVLLPTPTLGIGQELVMLLRSHYQFTGQDLTVRVDETVAAGCDLYLELMTEFPSSVQNFARHQPLFWDERILPRVRRLGDGVSAEDESSAETHRERPCILIAHREADLSEHCRTSSLPWTVLLPDSFAGNLADTVLGTPSTNADPTLGWLQSLGPELETERVQLDTYQLTTHSDRVGTTQLIHNLRPQHVAFIHGKPAHLADLAGLEELQTRYQLHLPSVGNEVEFPIGDRFIQPAAPDPVFEGEITQVDDSVLLLLPEDLTTDPRWTALADTGLIQARWQGNDLVIKGLTQRDLLRTVANSDTPWQTPSCQTCRYQREGRCRSTDSPLYGLQVSPEGMCPAFQAQPAPGDEASA from the coding sequence ATGGGGCCACGGCGCATTGTGCTCGACTGCGGCCTGCGCGATCTGGCGGCCTTAGAACGCGCCCGCGATCGCATTGCTACCGCCGACCTGCTGTTTTGCAGCCATGCCCATAGCGACCACGCCCGGGGAGTGTGGTCCTTTAGCCAAGCCTTTCCCCAGGTGCCGATCTACGGCAGCGAAGTCACAGCCCAGCTTTTGCCCCTCAACTGGCCAGGGGCAGAGGTGCCCCCCCACCTGTGCCAAGCCTTACCCTGGCAGACCCCAATTAGCCTGGCTGACGATCTAACGGTGCAGATTTGGCCCGCTGGGCACTTGCCGGGGGCCGCCTGTGCGCTCTTTACCTACCACGGCCCCCAACGGCCCTATACCGTGTTTTTCACGGGTGATTTTTTCATGTCGAACTCGCGCCTGGTAGACGGTCTCCCCCTAGAGGCACTACGGGGCTTGAAACCCGACGTATTGATCATTGAAGGCAGCGCTGGCACTGCCCGCCATCCCCATCGGCGGCAGCAGGAAAATTTGCTTGCCAGCACCCTCCACCATCTGGTGCAGCAGGGGCGATCGGTGCTGTTGCCTACTCCCACCCTGGGCATTGGTCAAGAACTAGTGATGTTGTTGCGCAGTCACTACCAGTTTACCGGCCAAGATCTGACCGTTCGGGTAGATGAAACCGTAGCGGCGGGCTGCGATTTGTATCTCGAACTCATGACTGAGTTTCCGAGCAGCGTCCAAAACTTTGCCCGGCATCAACCCCTCTTCTGGGACGAACGCATTCTGCCTCGGGTGCGGCGACTGGGGGACGGTGTCTCTGCCGAGGACGAGTCTTCGGCAGAGACCCATCGTGAACGCCCCTGCATTCTGATTGCCCATCGCGAAGCCGATCTCAGCGAGCACTGCCGCACCTCCTCTCTACCCTGGACGGTGCTACTCCCCGATTCTTTTGCAGGCAACCTGGCCGATACCGTATTGGGCACCCCCAGTACGAACGCGGACCCAACTCTGGGCTGGTTACAAAGCCTCGGCCCTGAGCTAGAGACCGAGCGAGTACAGCTTGACACCTACCAGCTCACGACCCACAGCGATCGCGTCGGCACCACCCAGCTAATTCACAACCTCAGACCCCAGCACGTGGCCTTTATCCACGGAAAGCCCGCCCACCTGGCCGACCTGGCCGGGTTAGAAGAATTGCAAACCCGTTACCAGCTGCACCTGCCCTCTGTCGGTAACGAGGTGGAGTTTCCGATCGGCGATCGCTTCATTCAGCCTGCTGCCCCTGACCCTGTCTTTGAGGGCGAAATTACCCAGGTTGACGACAGCGTACTGCTGCTGTTGCCCGAAGATCTCACTACCGACCCTCGCTGGACGGCCTTAGCCGATACCGGCCTGATCCAAGCCCGCTGGCAAGGCAATGATCTCGTGATCAAAGGTCTCACCCAACGCGACCTGCTGCGTACGGTTGCCAACAGCGATACCCCTTGGCAAACTCCCAGCTGTCAAACCTGCCGCTATCAGCGAGAGGGGCGCTGCCGTAGCACCGATTCCCCCCTCTACGGGCTTCAGGTCAGCCCCGAAGGCATGTGCCCAGCCTTTCAAGCTCAGCCAGCCCCTGGGGATGAAGCGTCGGCCTAG
- the ntrB gene encoding nitrate ABC transporter permease: MQPKSRTRAATRLGQPNSATKLFHFPWERIVLPAIAFLAVVVLWWVIATFFTTLMPTPWQALQDNLDYIANPFFRRGPGNLGIGWLLLASLRRVLLGFLLGTVVAIPIGFWIGLSPKAMMAINPLVQLFRPVSPVAWLPIALAIFNLANPSAIFVIFITSLWPTVINTALGVASVPKDYLDVAQVLEMPRWRQMYKIIWPASLPYIFTGLRLSLGIAWLVIVAVEMLTGGIGIGFFIWDEWNRLSLSSVFLAVIVIGLTGLVLDYAITLLQRWATHRPVKAI; this comes from the coding sequence ATGCAGCCCAAGTCACGCACCCGTGCGGCGACCCGTTTGGGACAGCCCAATTCTGCTACAAAATTATTCCATTTTCCTTGGGAAAGGATTGTATTGCCTGCGATCGCATTCCTTGCTGTCGTTGTTCTTTGGTGGGTGATTGCCACCTTCTTTACTACCTTGATGCCGACCCCCTGGCAGGCATTGCAGGATAATCTCGACTATATTGCCAATCCCTTCTTTCGTCGCGGGCCGGGCAATTTGGGCATTGGCTGGCTACTTTTAGCCAGTCTGCGCCGGGTCTTATTAGGGTTTTTGCTGGGCACTGTGGTGGCCATTCCCATCGGCTTTTGGATTGGTCTCTCGCCCAAGGCCATGATGGCAATCAACCCCCTGGTGCAGCTGTTTCGTCCGGTGTCTCCGGTAGCTTGGTTGCCCATTGCCCTGGCGATATTTAACCTGGCCAACCCGTCAGCTATTTTTGTGATTTTTATCACCTCACTGTGGCCCACGGTAATCAATACCGCCCTGGGGGTTGCCAGCGTACCCAAAGATTATTTAGATGTGGCCCAGGTGCTAGAAATGCCCCGCTGGCGACAAATGTACAAAATTATCTGGCCCGCTAGTTTGCCCTACATTTTTACCGGATTACGACTGAGTTTAGGCATTGCCTGGCTGGTGATTGTTGCTGTCGAAATGCTCACGGGCGGTATTGGCATTGGCTTCTTTATCTGGGACGAATGGAACCGACTCAGCCTTAGCTCGGTATTTTTAGCGGTGATTGTGATCGGGCTGACCGGCCTGGTGCTCGACTACGCCATCACCCTGCTACAGCGCTGGGCTACCCACCGCCCCGTCAAAGCGATCTAG
- a CDS encoding DNA-3-methyladenine glycosylase, with product MGPAWLGRSSLEVAPDLLGCRLVRRWADGRQLSATIVEIEAYTEGDPACHAYRRETPRNRVMFGPPGYSYVYLIYGIYHCFNVVTDRDRTPSAVLIRAVELDTVPPWLVGYRAEKTTRWGAGPGKLCLLMGIDRTLTDQPLNPDAGLWLEPRDSTWQQRVTAGEVAFTQTTRIGLTQGADLPWRWYVTGSKAVSKR from the coding sequence ATTGGCCCGGCCTGGCTGGGGCGATCGTCTTTAGAAGTTGCCCCGGATTTGCTGGGCTGTCGTCTAGTGCGGCGCTGGGCCGATGGCCGTCAGCTCAGCGCCACCATTGTCGAAATCGAAGCCTATACCGAGGGCGACCCGGCCTGCCATGCCTACCGGCGCGAAACCCCGCGCAATCGGGTAATGTTTGGCCCCCCCGGCTATAGCTACGTGTATCTGATCTACGGCATTTACCACTGTTTTAACGTGGTGACCGATCGCGATCGCACCCCCAGCGCCGTCCTCATCCGTGCTGTAGAACTCGATACCGTTCCCCCCTGGCTGGTGGGCTACCGAGCGGAGAAAACCACTCGCTGGGGCGCTGGCCCCGGCAAACTCTGTTTACTGATGGGCATTGATCGCACCCTTACCGACCAACCCCTCAACCCCGACGCTGGCCTCTGGCTAGAGCCTCGAGATTCTACCTGGCAACAGCGGGTGACCGCCGGGGAAGTCGCCTTCACCCAAACCACTCGCATTGGCCTCACCCAGGGGGCTGATCTGCCCTGGCGCTGGTATGTCACTGGGTCAAAGGCGGTATCAAAGCGTTAG
- a CDS encoding cation:proton antiporter — translation MESILGMPLPVEDPILIFGICMVVILATPLMFERFKLPGLIGPIVAGVVLGSSVLNVLERGQAIELLGNVGLLYIMFLSGLEINMSQFRKNRDRSFVFGVITFTIPQFAGMLIFHYLLGFDWIAAILIASMFASHTLVPYPIISRLGIMKNDAVVTTVGGTILTDTVALLVLVVVARAFEGELTTMFWVSLALAMAIYVAAVLYLLPPLARWFFRNVEDGGKSEFVFVLAVVFIGAYLARAVGTEAILGAFLVGLTLNRLIPERSRLMTRIQFFGEAFIIPFFLIFIGLLVDVSVLFSSLTAWIVMISMLSTNVITKFIAAGVTRRIYNYTPAEGWVMFGLSTCEAAATLAATLVGYELGIIGDDVLNGVVLMIFATCILGPSVVDRFGRQVARQQDDQQYEPRQAPQRILVPLANPSTSEALVNIAALLRDNKSEETIYPLTVIAEETEAEDTESSVAAAERLLAHAVVHAVELDLPVNPVTRVARNPASGVVEAAMERRISDIVIGWNGTRSAQQRIFGSVIDQTLEQAPQQVWVCRLNHPVNTFQRMVVVLPPVIDHNPGFYEGVRSLKHLAYQLGASLQILVVQDGAEPYRQHFNDVPIDVTAGFMEVANWDDVRSTLKEAAKDQDLIVLMSAREGTVAYERALEHLPQMLADLQLSFLVLYPSEKDAQYFGAAQPLTLGNLLSRERVLLDLTTTSYEETVDALLSTVIDRDDPRHRNVLKALAFDDVGYASEVLPGVIISHARVPKLKGTRLCLGVHRRGMQRADQPIHVVVLLLTPAQGTTQDHLAQLASVAQYFSQGDVREKLMACSTVDQLQGWLEPVI, via the coding sequence ATGGAATCGATTCTAGGAATGCCTCTGCCAGTTGAAGATCCGATTTTGATCTTTGGCATTTGTATGGTGGTAATTTTGGCCACGCCGCTAATGTTTGAGCGGTTCAAACTACCGGGTCTGATTGGCCCAATTGTGGCTGGGGTAGTGCTAGGTAGCAGTGTGCTCAATGTCCTAGAGCGCGGCCAAGCCATTGAGCTATTGGGCAATGTAGGATTGCTCTACATCATGTTTTTGTCGGGGCTAGAGATCAACATGTCTCAGTTTCGTAAAAACCGCGATCGCAGCTTTGTTTTTGGCGTCATTACCTTCACCATTCCCCAGTTTGCCGGGATGTTGATCTTTCACTACCTGCTGGGTTTTGATTGGATTGCGGCAATTTTGATTGCCAGTATGTTTGCCTCCCATACCCTGGTGCCCTACCCGATCATCAGCCGCCTGGGGATTATGAAAAACGACGCGGTGGTGACCACCGTGGGCGGTACCATTCTCACCGACACGGTAGCCCTGCTGGTGCTAGTGGTGGTAGCCCGTGCCTTTGAGGGCGAGCTGACCACCATGTTTTGGGTCTCGTTGGCGTTGGCCATGGCGATCTATGTCGCTGCGGTACTCTATCTGCTGCCGCCCTTGGCCCGCTGGTTTTTTCGCAATGTGGAGGATGGTGGCAAGAGCGAGTTTGTGTTTGTGCTGGCGGTGGTGTTTATTGGCGCTTACCTGGCCCGTGCGGTGGGCACCGAAGCAATTTTAGGGGCGTTCTTGGTGGGGCTTACCCTTAACCGGTTGATTCCTGAACGCAGTCGGTTAATGACCCGCATTCAGTTCTTTGGCGAAGCGTTTATCATTCCGTTCTTTTTGATTTTCATTGGCCTGCTGGTGGATGTGTCGGTACTGTTTAGCAGTCTCACCGCCTGGATTGTCATGATCTCAATGCTGTCCACCAACGTGATCACCAAGTTTATCGCCGCCGGGGTGACGCGGCGGATTTACAACTACACTCCCGCCGAGGGCTGGGTGATGTTTGGGCTCTCCACCTGTGAGGCCGCCGCCACCCTGGCTGCCACCCTGGTGGGCTACGAGCTGGGCATCATCGGCGACGATGTGCTCAATGGCGTGGTGCTGATGATCTTTGCCACCTGCATTCTCGGCCCCTCGGTGGTCGATCGCTTTGGTCGCCAGGTGGCCCGCCAGCAAGACGATCAGCAGTACGAACCGCGCCAGGCCCCCCAGCGCATTCTGGTGCCCCTGGCCAACCCCTCCACCAGCGAGGCTCTGGTGAATATTGCCGCTCTGCTGCGCGACAACAAATCTGAAGAGACCATCTACCCTCTGACGGTAATTGCTGAGGAAACCGAGGCGGAAGACACCGAGAGCAGCGTCGCCGCCGCCGAGCGTCTGCTGGCCCACGCGGTGGTGCATGCTGTCGAGCTAGATTTGCCTGTGAACCCGGTAACTCGGGTGGCCCGCAACCCCGCCTCGGGCGTGGTGGAAGCCGCCATGGAGCGTCGCATTAGCGACATTGTGATCGGCTGGAACGGTACCCGATCGGCCCAGCAGCGGATTTTTGGCTCAGTGATTGACCAGACGCTAGAGCAGGCCCCTCAGCAGGTGTGGGTGTGCAGGCTCAACCACCCGGTCAACACCTTTCAGCGAATGGTGGTGGTGCTGCCGCCGGTGATTGACCACAATCCGGGGTTTTACGAGGGGGTGCGATCGCTCAAGCACCTGGCCTACCAACTGGGGGCCTCGCTACAAATACTGGTGGTTCAGGACGGGGCCGAACCCTACCGCCAGCACTTTAACGATGTGCCCATTGACGTCACTGCCGGGTTTATGGAGGTGGCCAACTGGGATGATGTCCGCTCTACCCTAAAAGAGGCTGCCAAGGATCAAGATTTGATCGTGCTGATGAGCGCCCGCGAGGGTACTGTGGCCTACGAGCGCGCCCTAGAGCACCTGCCCCAGATGTTAGCCGACTTGCAGCTCAGCTTTTTGGTGCTCTACCCCTCCGAAAAAGATGCCCAGTACTTTGGCGCAGCTCAGCCGTTAACCCTGGGTAATCTGCTCTCCCGGGAGCGGGTGTTGCTCGATCTCACCACTACCTCCTACGAAGAAACCGTCGATGCCCTGCTCAGTACCGTGATTGATCGCGATGACCCGCGCCACCGCAACGTACTCAAGGCCTTGGCCTTTGATGATGTGGGCTACGCCAGCGAGGTGCTGCCGGGGGTAATTATCTCCCACGCTCGGGTGCCCAAGCTGAAGGGCACACGCCTGTGCCTGGGGGTGCATCGTCGGGGCATGCAGCGGGCTGACCAGCCGATTCATGTGGTGGTGCTGTTGCTGACCCCGGCCCAGGGCACTACCCAAGACCACCTGGCCCAGCTGGCTTCTGTGGCCCAGTACTTTAGCCAGGGCGATGTGCGAGAAAAGCTGATGGCCTGCTCCACGGTTGATCAGCTTCAGGGTTGGTTAGAGCCCGTGATCTAG
- a CDS encoding universal stress protein yields MADQKILVALDQTSASNLAFDYALKLAQSNQSQIRLVYCLTVNPYENLGAMIDAGVGLHSSTEVQQKEEAAHLQRAQEAHMWLEQLRIAALDCGIEADFICETADPSRFICQVADDWNADLVVVGNSGKEGLKKLILGSVSQYVANHAPCKVVVVPSDHSSEVEFSTHLIS; encoded by the coding sequence ATGGCTGATCAAAAAATTCTCGTTGCTCTCGATCAAACGTCGGCGTCTAATCTCGCCTTTGACTACGCTCTAAAGCTAGCTCAATCTAATCAGAGCCAAATCCGGTTGGTTTACTGTCTGACAGTAAACCCCTATGAAAATCTAGGAGCAATGATTGATGCTGGGGTTGGATTGCACAGTTCTACTGAGGTGCAGCAGAAGGAAGAGGCCGCTCACCTACAGCGTGCTCAGGAGGCTCACATGTGGTTAGAACAACTGCGAATTGCGGCTTTAGATTGCGGTATTGAAGCTGATTTTATCTGTGAAACTGCTGACCCCAGTAGGTTTATTTGCCAGGTGGCTGACGACTGGAATGCCGATCTAGTTGTGGTTGGCAATAGCGGTAAAGAGGGGTTGAAGAAACTGATTTTGGGTAGTGTTAGTCAGTATGTGGCCAATCACGCCCCCTGCAAAGTTGTAGTGGTGCCCAGTGACCACAGTTCAGAAGTTGAGTTTTCTACACACCTCATTTCTTGA
- a CDS encoding ABC transporter ATP-binding protein: MVKSNQHSQYADQRQVEFETDFLVIQDLIKAYPSGSSNQTVVLDEINLTVGANEFIAIIGHSGCGKSTLLKIVGGLEQATSGEVFLEGKPIKKPGADRMMVFQQYSLLPWLTVRENVRLAVDEVCDRLSPRDRSDLVDEHLAMVNLTAAAAKYPDELSGGMKQRVGIARALAIRPKMLLMDEPFGALDALTRSRLQRQVLDIWERNPQAVMMITHDVDEAIYMADRIVMMTNGPNAHIGEILTVPFAHPRDRAALRESREYYDLRNHALGFLDSYFEQMAG; encoded by the coding sequence ATGGTTAAGTCAAATCAACACTCCCAATATGCGGATCAACGGCAGGTTGAGTTTGAAACCGATTTTCTAGTCATTCAAGACTTGATAAAAGCTTACCCCAGCGGCAGCAGTAACCAGACTGTCGTGCTGGATGAGATCAACCTTACGGTAGGGGCCAACGAGTTTATTGCCATCATTGGCCATTCGGGCTGCGGCAAATCAACGCTGCTGAAGATCGTGGGGGGGCTAGAGCAGGCTACTTCAGGGGAGGTATTTTTAGAAGGAAAACCGATCAAAAAGCCGGGGGCCGATCGCATGATGGTGTTTCAGCAGTATTCACTGCTGCCCTGGCTGACAGTACGCGAAAACGTGCGACTGGCGGTGGATGAGGTGTGCGATCGCCTCTCTCCCCGCGATCGCAGCGATCTGGTAGACGAACATCTGGCTATGGTCAACCTCACCGCCGCTGCCGCCAAATACCCCGATGAACTCTCGGGCGGTATGAAACAGCGGGTGGGCATTGCCCGCGCCCTGGCCATTCGCCCCAAAATGCTGCTGATGGACGAGCCCTTTGGAGCCCTTGACGCCCTCACCCGCAGTCGCCTACAGCGCCAGGTGCTCGACATCTGGGAGCGCAATCCCCAGGCGGTGATGATGATCACCCACGACGTGGACGAAGCTATCTATATGGCCGATCGTATTGTGATGATGACCAACGGCCCCAACGCTCATATTGGCGAAATTTTAACGGTGCCCTTTGCTCACCCGCGCGATCGGGCCGCCCTGCGCGAGTCGCGGGAGTACTATGACCTGCGCAACCACGCCCTGGGGTTCCTCGACAGCTACTTTGAGCAAATGGCGGGTTAG
- a CDS encoding DNA-binding protein — MQTYCLRLTPGEDLKQALQTFAQAQALEAGIVLTGLGSFTQASLRFAAVSEATVIDRPLELIALSGTLSRHGMHLHGAVADAQGRVYGGHIMPGCLIRTTAEIAIADLPHLRLDRQSDPQTGYLELVVESL, encoded by the coding sequence ATGCAAACCTACTGCCTCCGCCTCACCCCTGGTGAAGACCTCAAGCAAGCCCTGCAAACCTTTGCCCAAGCTCAGGCGCTTGAAGCGGGGATCGTGCTAACAGGCCTAGGCAGCTTTACCCAGGCCTCCCTCCGCTTTGCGGCGGTGAGCGAAGCCACAGTAATCGACAGACCGCTGGAGTTGATTGCCCTCAGCGGTACGCTGTCGCGCCACGGCATGCACCTGCATGGGGCCGTAGCCGATGCCCAGGGGCGGGTTTACGGCGGTCATATTATGCCAGGGTGCCTGATTCGCACAACGGCGGAGATTGCGATCGCCGATCTACCCCACCTGCGCCTCGACCGCCAGAGCGATCCCCAAACCGGCTATCTAGAGCTAGTCGTGGAGTCTCTTTAG
- a CDS encoding GNAT family N-acetyltransferase, whose amino-acid sequence MTDQLLTSTQSRPSIGHADLPAIAAFYDICEQVDQFGHTTTLANLQRRLDHPPPGGTHQRQLWETPKGELVGLVALWLDNLTDAPTDVLESRVGILVHPDWRGAHLEAELLSWAEQQVREQAQAAQRPAQLCAGARADAPYYRAIYETAGYEMIRQFHTMARSLADPIPQPRLPSGFTSRPTHANEAAAWVEMFNESFVDHWHFTPMTLDRRQFRLTYPTYQPEFDWVVVAPDCTLAGFCGGAIDHEENTLTNRKEGWINILGTRRGYRRQGLARAMLLQGLHQLHRAGMETALLGVDSQNPNQAMGLYESAGFSVKKTHLTYQKILAEATGPQP is encoded by the coding sequence ATGACCGACCAACTGTTGACCTCAACGCAGTCGCGCCCCAGCATTGGCCACGCTGATTTACCCGCGATCGCCGCCTTTTACGACATCTGCGAGCAGGTTGACCAGTTCGGCCACACCACCACCCTGGCTAACTTGCAGCGCCGCCTTGACCACCCGCCCCCCGGCGGCACCCACCAGCGCCAGCTCTGGGAAACCCCCAAGGGTGAGCTAGTGGGCCTGGTAGCCCTGTGGCTAGACAACCTCACTGATGCACCCACCGATGTTTTAGAAAGCCGGGTGGGGATCTTGGTTCACCCCGACTGGCGCGGCGCTCATCTAGAAGCCGAACTGTTGAGCTGGGCCGAGCAGCAGGTGCGAGAGCAGGCCCAAGCTGCCCAGCGCCCCGCCCAACTCTGCGCCGGAGCCAGAGCCGACGCGCCCTACTACCGGGCCATCTACGAGACAGCGGGCTACGAAATGATTCGCCAATTTCACACGATGGCGCGATCGCTGGCCGACCCTATCCCTCAACCACGGTTACCAAGCGGGTTCACCTCGCGCCCTACCCATGCCAATGAGGCCGCCGCCTGGGTAGAAATGTTCAACGAAAGCTTTGTCGATCATTGGCACTTTACGCCGATGACTCTGGACCGTCGCCAGTTTCGCCTCACCTATCCCACCTACCAGCCCGAATTTGACTGGGTGGTTGTGGCCCCCGACTGCACCCTGGCCGGGTTCTGCGGCGGTGCCATTGACCATGAAGAAAACACCCTAACAAACCGCAAAGAAGGGTGGATTAACATTCTGGGTACCCGGCGGGGCTATCGCCGTCAGGGCCTGGCACGGGCCATGCTGCTGCAAGGACTGCACCAGCTGCATCGGGCGGGGATGGAGACAGCGCTGCTGGGAGTCGATAGCCAAAACCCCAACCAGGCCATGGGGCTGTACGAATCCGCAGGATTTAGCGTCAAAAAAACCCATCTGACCTACCAAAAGATCCTCGCTGAGGCCACAGGTCCTCAACCGTAG
- a CDS encoding ABC transporter substrate-binding protein: MTTINRRSLLQGAVGFTAGLAASACGQALRQGSSLPSGAAAQAANIEQVVNPASLERSHIRVGYVPVNDCAPFAVAQAKGFFYKYGLNVTLNREASWGTSRDGVIFGRLDASPVVSGAVTNARIGAEGARSAPMCAAMTIHRHGNAMTMNSAMWEAGLRPWREYGGDLEAFGRDFRGYFAGLSPDRRVWATVLSSAIYEYFIRYLSAAAGVDPLQEFRVIIIPPPQMVTNVRIGAMQAYMVAEPWNTRAITGNEGVGFTFAHGKEVWRGHPDRVLAVMEDFINENPNTYRSLVKAMLEACQYCDDPANRPEVAAIISDRAFTGAPPKFTEPALVGNYDYGGFDGQSRKVQMPDSTIFFDLPDDLPQPAGDHSTFLWQSQSIWLMTQAARWGQIPEFPADAEAKARQGWRTDLYREIAAELGIACPADDHKVEPGEVFIDGVAYDPSDPVGYLNGFEIRAKKPQKIFLG, from the coding sequence ATGACTACGATCAATCGGCGATCGCTCCTCCAGGGGGCGGTCGGGTTTACAGCAGGGCTGGCGGCCTCGGCCTGCGGTCAAGCTCTGCGCCAGGGCAGTTCCTTGCCCAGCGGAGCCGCCGCCCAGGCCGCCAACATTGAGCAGGTAGTGAACCCCGCCAGCTTAGAGCGATCGCACATTCGCGTGGGCTACGTGCCGGTGAATGACTGCGCTCCCTTTGCGGTGGCTCAGGCCAAGGGCTTCTTCTACAAGTACGGGCTCAATGTCACCCTCAACCGCGAAGCCAGTTGGGGCACCTCCCGCGATGGCGTGATTTTTGGGCGGCTCGATGCCTCTCCAGTGGTGTCTGGGGCAGTTACCAACGCCCGCATTGGCGCAGAGGGTGCCCGCAGTGCCCCCATGTGCGCGGCCATGACTATTCACCGTCACGGCAATGCCATGACTATGAACTCCGCCATGTGGGAAGCTGGTCTGCGCCCCTGGCGCGAATATGGTGGTGACCTAGAGGCCTTTGGCCGCGACTTTCGCGGCTACTTCGCCGGGCTGTCTCCCGATCGCCGGGTCTGGGCCACGGTGCTGAGTTCGGCCATTTACGAATACTTCATTCGTTACCTGTCGGCGGCGGCGGGGGTAGATCCCCTCCAAGAATTCCGCGTCATCATCATTCCGCCGCCGCAGATGGTGACCAACGTGCGGATTGGGGCAATGCAGGCCTACATGGTGGCCGAGCCCTGGAACACCCGCGCCATCACCGGCAACGAGGGGGTGGGCTTTACCTTTGCCCACGGCAAAGAAGTGTGGCGCGGCCACCCCGACCGGGTGCTGGCGGTGATGGAAGACTTTATTAACGAGAACCCTAATACTTACCGATCGCTGGTTAAGGCCATGCTCGAAGCTTGCCAATACTGCGACGACCCCGCTAACCGTCCCGAAGTAGCGGCAATTATTTCCGATCGCGCCTTTACCGGGGCACCGCCCAAGTTCACCGAGCCAGCCCTAGTCGGCAACTACGATTACGGCGGCTTCGACGGCCAGAGTCGAAAGGTGCAAATGCCCGACAGCACCATTTTCTTTGACCTGCCCGACGATCTGCCCCAGCCCGCTGGCGACCATTCCACCTTTTTGTGGCAGTCGCAGTCGATCTGGTTGATGACCCAGGCTGCTCGCTGGGGGCAAATTCCTGAATTTCCGGCTGATGCCGAGGCCAAGGCCCGCCAGGGGTGGCGTACCGATCTCTACCGCGAAATTGCTGCTGAGTTGGGCATTGCCTGCCCAGCAGACGACCACAAGGTGGAGCCAGGGGAGGTGTTTATCGATGGCGTGGCCTACGACCCCAGCGACCCGGTGGGCTATTTGAATGGGTTTGAGATTCGGGCGAAGAAGCCGCAGAAGATCTTTTTGGGGTGA